A DNA window from Camelina sativa cultivar DH55 chromosome 17, Cs, whole genome shotgun sequence contains the following coding sequences:
- the LOC104759096 gene encoding 4-hydroxyphenylpyruvate dioxygenase-like: MFRMNIANLLYVLPFPRFGHPIGVCHLFSSIEDYCKEAHSSSVQFDASKNDLESLTHYGQMDMEIYAIDKVSLLVIPYFCTNVARRFSWGLGMRFSAKSDLSTGNMVHASYLLTSGDLRFLFTAPYSPSLTAGEIKPTATASIPSFDHVSSRSFFSSHGLGVRAVAIEVEDAESAFSVSVSNGAIPSSPPMVLDGGAVTIAEVKLYGDVVLRYVSYKEDKSEFLPGFEPVEDTSSFPVDYGLRRLDHAVGNVPELGPALTYIAGFTGFHQFAEFTADDVGTAESGLNSAVLASNDEMVLLPINEPVHGTKRKSQIQTYLEHNEGAGLQHLALMSEDIFRTLREMRKRSSVGGFDFMPSPPPTYYQNLKKRVGDVLSDEQIKECEELGILVDRDDQGTLLQIFTKPLGDRPTIFIEIIQRVGCMMKDDEGKAYQSGGCGGFGKGNFSELFKSIEEYEKTLEAKQLVG; this comes from the exons ATGTTCAGAATGAATATAGCGAACCTCTTGTATGTTCTTCCTTTTCCTAGGTTTGGACACCCAATT GGAGTTTGTCATCTTTTTTCAAGCATTGAAGATTATTGCAAAGAAGCTCATTCAAGCTCTGTTCAGTTTGATGCATCTAAGAATGATCTGGAATCATTAACACATTATGGTCAGATGGATATGGAGATTTATGCCATTGATAAA GTATCACTTCTGGTAATCCCGTACTTTTGCACCAACGTTGCTCGTCGCTTCTCATGGGGTCTCGGGATGAGATTCTCCGCCAAATCCGATCTATCCACCGGGAACATGGTTCACGCCTCTTACCTACTCACCTCCGGCGACCTCAGATTCCTTTTCACTGCTCCTTACTCTCCGTCTCTCACCGCCGGAGAAATTAAACCGACCGCTACAGCTTCCATCCCAAGCTTCGATCACGTCTCTTCCCGCTCCTTCTTCTCTTCGCATGGTCTCGGCGTAAGAGCTGTTGCGATTGAAGTAGAAGACGCTGAGTCAGCTTTCTCCGTAAGTGTCTCTAACGGCGCTATTCCTTCGTCGCCTCCTATGGTCCTCGATGGAGGAGCCGTTACGATCGCTGAGGTTAAACTATACGGCGATGTCGTTCTCAGATATGTCAGTTACAAAGAGGATAAATCCGAATTCTTGCCAGGATTTGAGCCTGTGGAGGATACGTCGTCGTTTCCAGTGGATTACGGTTTACGGCGGCTTGACCACGCCGTGGGAAACGTTCCAGAGCTTGGTCCAGCTTTGACTTACATTGCAGGGTTCACTGGCTTTCACCAATTCGCTGAGTTCACAGCAGACGATGTTGGAACAGCAGAGAGCGGTTTAAACTCAGCTGTGCTAGCTAGCAATGATGAAATGGTTCTTCTACCGATTAACGAGCCGGTTCACGGGACCAAGAGGAAGAGTCAGATTCAGACTTATCTGGAACACAACGAAGGAGCAGGGCTACAGCATCTGGCTTTAATGAGTGAAGACATATTCAGGACTCTGAGagagatgaggaagagaagCAGCGTTGGAGGATTTGACTTCATGCCTTCTCCTCCGCCTACTTACTACCAGAATCTGAAGAAACGTGTTGGCGATGTGCTCAGCGACGAACAGATCAAGGAGTGTGAGGAATTAGGGATCCTTGTGGATAGAGATGATCAAGGGACGTTGCTTCAAATCTTCACGAAACCACTTGGTGACAG GCCGACgatatttatagagattatcCAGAGAGTAGGATGCATGATGAAAGACGATGAAGGGAAGGCTTACCAGAGTGGAGGATGTGGTGGCTTTGGTAAAGGCAACTTCTCTGAGCTCTTCAAGTCCATTGAAGAGTACGAGAAGACTCTTGAAGCCAAACAGCTTGTGGGATGA
- the LOC104754817 gene encoding anaphase-promoting complex subunit 5-like, with protein MAGLTRTAGAFAVTPHKISVCILLQIYAPSAQMSLPFPFSSVSQHNRLGLYLLSLTKSCDDIFEPKLEELINQLRDVGEEMDAWLTDHLTNRFSSLASPDDLSNFFNDMRGILGSPDSGVVQDDQIILDPNSNLGMFVRRCILAFNLLSF; from the exons ATGGCCGGATTAACGAGAACAGCCGGTGCTTTTGCGGTAACTCCACACAAGATCTCCGTTTGCATTCTCCTGCAGATATACGCTCCGTCGGCTCAGATGTCTCTCCCTTTCCCTTTCTCTTCCGTTTCTCAGCACAACCGTCTCGGCCTCTACTTGCTCTCTCTCACTAAG TCTTGCGATGATATATTTGAGCCGAAGCTGGAAGAGCTTATTAATCAGCTGAGGGATGTTGGTGAAGAGATGGATGCGTGGCTTACTGACCATTTAACCAATAGATTCTCTTCTTTGGCTTCACCTGATGACCTATCGAATTTCTTTAATGACATGCGAG GAATACTTGGGAGCCCTGATTCAGGAGTTGTGCAAGACGATCAGATTATTTTGGATCCCAACAGCAACTTGGGAATGTTTGTTCGTCGTTGCATTTTGGCATTTAACCTCTTATCGTTCTGA